In a single window of the Raphanus sativus cultivar WK10039 chromosome 9, ASM80110v3, whole genome shotgun sequence genome:
- the LOC108828694 gene encoding glucose-6-phosphate 1-dehydrogenase 5, cytoplasmic, producing the protein MGSGQWHVEKRSTLRNESFLKEYGPVSETGSLSIVVLGASGDLAKKKTFPALFNLFHQGFLNPEEVHIFGYARSRISDQELRDKIRGYLVDEKNASEKSEALSKFLQLIKYVSGPYDSEDGFKRLDKAISEHEISKKTSEGSSRRLFYLALPPSVYPPVCKMIKAWCTNKSDLGGWTRIVVEKPFGKDLESAEQLSSQIGSLFDEPQIYRIDHYLGKELVQNMLVLRFANRFFLPLWNRDNIANVQIVFREDFGTEGRGGYFDEYGIIRDIIQNHLLQVLCLVAMEKPVSLKPEHIRDEKVKVLQSVIPIKDEEVVLGQYEGYRDDPTVPNDSNTPTFATTILRIDNERWEGVPFILKAGKAMSSKKADIRIQFKDVPGDIFKCQKQGRNEFVIRLQPSEAMYMKLTVKQPGLEMQTVQSELDLSYKQRYQDVSIPEAYERLILDTIKGDQQHFVRRDELKAAWEIFTPLLHRIGRGEVKSIPYKQGSRGPAEADQLLEKAGYLQTHGYIWIPPTL; encoded by the exons ATGGGTTCAGGGCAGTGGCACGTTGAGAAGAGGTCCACTTTGAGGAACGAATCGTTTTTAAAAGAGTACGGTCCAGTCTCTGAAACTGGTAGCCTCTCCATCGTAGTTCTTGGTGCCTCTGGTGATCTCGCCAAGAAGAAGACTTTTCCTGCTCTTTTCAATCTCTTCCACCAg GGATTCCTTAACCCAGAGGAAGTTCATATCTTTGGATATGCAAGAAGTAGGATCTCTGATCAGGAGCTGAGAGACAAGATCCGTGG ATATCTTGTTGATGAGAAGAATGCATCTGAGAAATCAGAAGCTCTGTCCAAGTTTCTTCAGCTG ATTAAGTATGTGAGTGGCCCTTATGATTCTGAGGACGGGTTCAAAAGGCTAGACAAGGCAATCTCAGAGCACGAAATCTCCAAAAAGACCTCTGAAGGATCTTCCAGGAGACTCTTTTACCTTGCACTCCCTCCCTCTGTATACCCTCCTGTATGCAAGATGATCAAGGCATGGTGCACTAACAAAT CTGATCTTGGTGGATGGACACGTATCGTCGTTGAGAAGCCATTTGGAAAGGACTTGGAATCTGCTGAGCAACTCAGTTCCCAGATTGGATCACTGTTTGATGAACCTCAGATCTATCGTATTGATCACTACCTGGGAAAGGAACTAGTCCAAAACATG CTGGTCCTCCGCTTTGCCAATCGGTTCTTTCTGCCGCTATGGAACCGTGACAACATTGCTAACGTCCAG ATTGTTTTCAGGGAAGATTTTGGAACCGAAGGCCGTGGAGGATACTTTGATGAATATGG AATCATTCGTGATATTATTCAAAACCACTTACTCCAG GTTCTTTGCCTTGTTGCTATGGAGAAACCAGTCTCTCTTAAACCTGAGCACATCCGTGATGAGAAAGTGAAG GTTCTTCAATCAGTGATACCTATAAAAGATGAAGAGGTGGTTCTTGGACAATATGAAGGTTACAGAGATGATCCTACTGTTCCAAACGACTCAAACACTCCAACCTTTGCCACAACAATTCTCCGCATAGACAATGAAAGATGGGAAG GTGTTCCATTTATACTGAAAGCCGGAAAGGCAATGAGTTCAAAGAAGGCAGATATTCGCATTCAGTTTAAGGATGTTCCTGGCGACATATTCAAAT GTCAAAAGCAAGGGAGGAACGAGTTTGTTATACGCTTGCAACCTTCAGAGGCCATGTACATGAAGCTAACT GTGAAGCAACCGGGTCTTGAGATGCAAACCGTGCAGAGTGAACTAGACCTGTCGTACAAGCAACGTTACCAAGATGTCTCGATCCCAGAGGCTTACGAGCGCCTAATTCTTGACAC AATTAAAGGTGACCAACAACACTTTGTTCGCAGAGACGAGCTGAAG gcaGCTTGGGAGATCTTCACTCCGCTGCTTCACAGGATAGGAAGGGGAGAAGTAAAATCGATCCCATACAAACAAGGAAGCCGAGGCCCAGCAGAAGCAGATCAGCTACTAGAGAAAGCTGGTTATTTGCAGACCCATGGCTACATTTGGATCCCACCTACGCTGTAA
- the LOC108827216 gene encoding F-box protein At3g27290 encodes MEISCDELEACGGMHKSGDCRNLEWGFGNLGRFGEDDLFNTMLGGQMSNALFNDLLSFGEEINVLTSLPEDPFCMNNIRSTLNSISDWWFHETQIGVVDNFSTLLQQQKVSTFKMMNGFEGLCGEATLPDDPFSMKVITTFKEEDKVSDSLLPTHLDDDDDGGEEPHSAFDLVLPYLEMRDLLAVEGVCRSLRGSVRKESSFLWRTIDLSGDSPLKYRVTDDSLLKLTRRAQGRLQCLNLGGCVSITDNGLVQVLATNPHLTKLSVSGCHRLSTAGVLSILRDLKSSNQLGVKSLITGGALYFTKEQFKELNLLLGAADAKAGRRRRLYTSCRSEFSLEKDRGTDLEICPWCEKPSLVFDCASETCPLKDHPCPKQSCRACVVCIERCHDCGSCLNDCEHKPFCFAFSCVICYKKRSNQLQELL; translated from the exons ATGGAGATTAGTTGCGACGAGCTTGAAGCTTGCGGCGGTATGCACAAATCTGGCGACTGCAGGAATCTAGAATGGGGTTTTGGTAATCTGGGCCGATTCGGGGAAGACGATCTCTTCAATACGATGTTGGGAGGACAGATGAGTAACGCTTTGTTCAACGATTTGTTGAGTTTCGGTGAAGAAATCAACGTGCTTACTAGTTTGCCTGAGGATCCCTTCTGTATGAATAATATTAGATCCACTTTGAACTCCATCTCTGATTGGTGGTTTCACGAGACTCAGATTGGTGTTGTTGATAACTTTAGTACCCTCTTGCAGCAACAGAAGGTTAGCACCTTCaagatgatgaatggtttcGAGGGACTGTGTGGAGAAGCCACATTGCCTGACGATCCCTTTTCTATGAAAGTTATAACCACCTTCAAGGAGGAGGATAAAGTATCCGACTCTCTTCTTCCCACTCaccttgatgatgatgatgatggtggtgagGAGCCTCACTCCGCCTTTGATCTAGTCCTTCCGTATCTAGAGATGAGAGACCTTCTTGCGGTCGAAGGAGTCTGCAGGTCCTTGCGCGGCTCCGTTAGAAAAGAGTCTTCTTTCTTGTGGAGAACCATTGACCTCAGTGGTGACTCCCCTCTCAAGTACAGAGTAACCGATGATTCTCTTCTCAAGCTAACGCGCCGCGCTCAAGGTCGTCTTCAGTGTTTGAATCTGGGAGGATGTGTTAGTATCACTGATAATGGATTGGTGCAAGTGCTTGCAACCAATCCCCACCTCACAAAg CTGAGTGTATCCGGTTGTCATAGACTAAGCACAGCAGGAGTACTGTCCATTTTAAGAGACTTGAAATCCTCAAACCAGCTTGGAGTCAAAAGCCTTATCACCGGTGGGGCGTTATATTTCACAAAGGAGCAGTTTAAGGAGCTGAACTTACTACTCGGAGCAGCAGATGCTAAAGCGGGTAGGAGGCGGAGACTGTATACATCATGTAGATCAGAATTCTCTTTGGAGAAGGATCGAGGTACTGATCTAGAGATATGTCCGTGGTGTGAGAAACCAAGTCTGGTGTTTGATTGTGCATCGGAAACATGTCCGCTTAAGGATCATCCTTGTCCTAAACAGTCGTGCAGAGCTTGCGTAGTCTGCATAGAGCGTTGCCACGACTGTGGGAGTTGCTTGAATGATTGTGAGCACAAGCCGTTTTGTTTTGCGTTCAGCTGTGTGATCTGTTACAAGAAGAGGTCTAACCAATTACAAGAGTTGCTTTGA
- the LOC108823766 gene encoding prohibitin-4, mitochondrial: MGSQAAVSFLTNIAKAAFGLGAAATALSSSLYTVDGGERAVLFDRFRGVLDQTVGEGTHFLIPILQRPHIFDIRTKPHTFSSVSGTKDLQMVNLTLRVLSRPEVSRLPTIFQTLGVEYDEKVLPSIGNEVLKAVVAQFNADQLLTERPQVSALVRDSLIKRARDFNIELDDVAITHLSYGMEFSRAVEAKQVAQQEAERSKFVVMKADQERRAAVIRAEGESEAAQLISDATAKAGMGLIELRRIEASREVAATLARSPNVAYLPGGQSMLFNLNAGR; encoded by the exons ATGGGAAGCCAAGCAGCGGTATCGTTCCTCACGAACATCGCCAAGGCGGCGTTCGGTCTCGGCGCGGCGGCGACGGCGCTGTCCTCGTCTCTCTACACTGTCGACGGCGGAGAGAGAGCGGTGCTGTTCGATCGTTTCAGGGGAGTGCTGGATCAGACCGTCGGCGAAGGGACTCACTTCTTGATCCCGATTCTCCAGAGGCCTCACATCTTCGACATCCGCACCAAGCCTCACACCTTCTCCTCCGTCTCCGGTACCAAGGATCTCCAGATGGTTAATCTCACCCTCCGTGTTCTCTCTCGCCCCGAG GTGTCGCGTCTCCCTACAATATTCCAAACATTGGGTGTGGAGTATGACGAGAAGGTTCTTCCCTCGATTGGAAACGAGGTCTTGAAGGCTGTGGTTGCTCAATTCAACGCTGACCAGCTCCTCACGGAGCGTCCTCAAGTGTCGGCACTTGTGCGTGACTCTCTCATCAAGCGTGCCAGGGACTTTAACATCGAGCTTGACGACGTGGCCATCACGCATTTGTCGTACGGTATGGAGTTCTCGAGGGCGGTGGAGGCGAAGCAAGTGGCGCAGCAGGAAGCGGAGAGGTCCAAGTTTGTGGTGATGAAGGCTGATCAGGAGAGGAGAGCCGCGGTTATTAGAGCTGAAGGTGAGAGTGAAGCTGCTCAGTTGATTTCTGATGCAACGGCTAAAGCTGGAATGGGACTGATCGAGCTCAGGAGGATTGAGGCTTCGAGGGAGGTTGCAGCTACACTGGCTAGGTCTCCTAACGTCGCTTACTTGCCCGGTGGACAGAGCATGCTCTTTAACCTGAACGCTGGTCGTTGA
- the LOC108825904 gene encoding lysine histidine transporter 1-like, translating into METQAPAEDSYDKLMEEKRAREKEIDAWLPITSSRNAKWWYSAFHNVTAMVGAGVLSLPYAMAQLGWGPGVVILILSWIITLYTLWQMVEMHEMVPGKRFDRYHELGQHAFGEKLGLYIVVPQQLIVEVGVCIVYMVTGGKSLKKFHDLVCKDCKSIKLTYFIMIFASVHFILSHLPNFNSISGVSLAAAVMSLSYSTIAWTASAAKGVKENVEYGYKAKSTVGTVFNFFSALGDVAFAYAGHNVVLEIQATIPSTPEKPSKGPMWKGVVVAYIVVALCYFPVALVGYWMFGNSVDDNILETLEKPAWLIATANMFVVIHVIGSYQIYAMPVFDMMETVLVKKMHFRPSWYLRFVVRNFYVAATMFVGMTFPFFGGLLAFFGGFAFAPTTYFLPCVMWLAIYKPKRYSLSWWTNWICIVFGLCLMILSPIGGLRTIVINAKDYKFYS; encoded by the exons ATGGAAACTCAAGCTCCTGCTGAAGATTCATACGATAAACTT AtggaagagaaaagagcaagaGAGAAAGAAATCGACGCTTGGCTTCCGATAACATCATCAAGGAATGCAAAGTGGTGGTACTCTGCTTTTCACAATGTCACAGCTATGGTTGGTGCCGGTGTTCTTAGCCTCCCTTATGCCATGGCTCAGCTTGGCTG GGGACCGGGTGTGGTGATTCTAATTTTATCATGGATCATAACACTATACACACTATGGCAAATGGTGGAGATGCACGAGATGGTTCCAGGGAAACGTTTCGACCGTTACCATGAGCTTGGACAACACGCGTTTGGAGAGAAGCTTGGACTCTACATAGTCGTTCCACAACAGCTGATCGTGGAAGTCGGCGTTTGCATCGTTTATATGGTCACAGGAGGGAAATCTCTGAAGAAATTTCATGACCTCGTATGCAAAGATTGCAAATCGATCAAACTCACTTATTTCATCATGATCTTTGCGTCCGTACACTTCATCCTGTCTCATCTGCCTAACTTCAACTCCATATCCGGCGTCTCTCTTGCTGCCGCCGTGATGTCTCTCAG CTACTCCACAATCGCGTGGACGGCCTCAGCCGCTAAAGGCGTTAAAGAAAACGTTGAATACGGTTACAAAGCAAAATCTACAGTAGGAACAGTGTTCAACTTCTTCAGCGCGTTAGGAGACGTGGCGTTTGCTTACGCAGGACACAACGTTGTCCTAGAAATCCAAGCCACGATCCCATCAACGCCAGAAAAGCCCTCGAAAGGACCAATGTGGAAAGGTGTCGTCGTTGCATACATTGTCGTCGCGCTTTGTTACTTCCCCGTCGCGCTTGTTGGTTACTGGATGTTCGGTAACTCTGTCGACGACAACATTCTTGAAACGCTCGAGAAACCGGCTTGGTTAATCGCAACCGCAAACATGTTTGTTGTGATTCACGTCATTGGTAGCTACCAg atatatgCAATGCCGGTTTTTGATATGATGGAGACTGTATTGGTTAAGAAGATGCACTTCAGACCGAGTTGGTATCTCCGGTTCGTTGTCCGTAATTTCTACGTTG CCGCAACAATGTTTGTTGGTATGACGTTTCCGTTTTTTGGCGGTTTATTGGCGTTTTTTGGTGGATTTGCGTTTGCTCCGACAACATATTTC CTTCCTTGCGTAATGTGGCTTGCGATATACAAACCAAAGAGATACAGTTTGTCTTGGTGGACCAACTGG ATATGCATTGTCTTTGGCCTTTGCTTGATGATTCTATCGCCAATTGGAGGGCTAAGGACGATCGTTATTAACGCTAAGGACTACAAGTTTTACTCGTAG
- the LOC108828458 gene encoding transcription factor GTE8 — MVESAAFPGGYYRNAFGAADESEGSGSSAQIDTEVTASENSTTPARKCVKLNSNDEGPYGVQKQVFSLYNMSQSERKDLIHRLKRELEQTKIVLKNAESLNPASLSFTTAAHKLPSSRSKKPSDFATGPGKNGSASRGWNRGSSGKFESSSRKELPDMALIKQCDTLLKKLWSHPHSWVFQAPVDVVKLNLPDYLTIIKHPMDLGTVKKKLASGVYSSPHEFAADVRLTFTNAMTYNPPGHDVHIMADILSKLFESRWKAIEKKLPARSSSVQTLPAVTLEPSEERSAAISVPPPSKKRKMASPVREIAPEPVKPPLMTAEERHRLGRQLESLLDELPAQIIDFLKKHSSNGGEIAEDEIEIDIDVLSDEVLLALQKLVDEYIKGKEAKQSLNGSGPSHSSLQRGNEMAIEYVGGNEPPMSGSSSDSESGSSEDQSDDAKPMIQESSSKMPETANAEAQRDEDAPEQQKPSSDESDGQPDGNVLETPAPSEKQYRAALLKNKFADIILKAREKTLPQNSNKGDPEKLRKEREELELQMKKERARLQAEAEAAEDARRQAEAEAAAEAAAESKRKRELEREAARQALLKMEQTVEINENSRFLEDLEMLSSSAPEQLPSSAADVISPEIRLDALGSFNLGGINPLEQLGLYMKQDDDEEEPEAPPPDVPKLTTDVEEGEID, encoded by the exons ATGGTCGAAAGTGCTGCCTTCCCCGGAGGTTATTACAGGAACGCATTCGGAGCGGCTGATGAATCAGAGGGCTCTGGAAGCTCTGCTCAGATTGATACCGAGGTCACCGCCTCTGAGAACTCAACCACTCCTGCACGAAAGTGTGTCAAGTTGAATTCTAACGACGAGGGTCCTTATGGTGTCCAGAAACAGGTCTTCTCCTTGTATAACATGTCGCAGTCCGAGAGGAAGGACTTGATCCACCGGCTCAAACGGGAGCTGGAGCAGACAAAGATTGTTCTTAAAAACGCCGAGTCATTGAATCCAGCCTCTTTGTCGTTTACTACTGCTGCTCATAAGCTACCTTCGTCTCGATCCAAGAAGCCATCTGATTTTGCAACGGGACCAGGAAAGAACGGGTCCGCTTCTCGTGGATGGAACCGTGGCTCCTCGGGGAAGTTTGAGTCTTCGTCTAGGAAAGAGCTTCCTGACATGGCACTGATAAAGCAATGCGACACGCTGCTGAAGAAGCTCTGGTCCCATCCGCATTCTTGGGTTTTTCAGGCGCCGGTTGATGTAGTGAAACTGAACTTACCTGACTATCTCACTATCATCAAACATCCCATGGACTTGGGGACGGTAAAGAAGAAGTTAGCCTCTGGTGTATACTCAAGCCCACATGAGTTTGCTGCTGACGTGAGGCTTACTTTCACCAACGCGATGACATATAACCCTCCAGGGCATGACGTTCACATCATGGCGGATATACTTAGTAAACTGTTTGAATCGCGGTGGAAAGCTATAGAGAAGAAGTTACCAGCGCGTAGTAGCAGCGTCCAAACTTTGCCTGCGGTCACATTGGAACCCAGTGAGGAAAGGAGCGCTGCTATCTCTGTCCCTCCTCCCTCGAAGAAGAGAAAGATGGCTTCACCCGTTAGAGAGATAGCTCCAGAGCCTGTGAAGCCGCCTCTTATGACAGCAGAGGAGAGGCATAGATTGGGGAGACAACTGGAATCACTACTGGACGAGCTTCCTGCACAGATTATTGACTTTTTAAAGAAACACAGCTCAAACGGAGGGGAAATTGCGGAAGATGAGATTGAGATAGACATTGATGTTCTCAGTGATGAAGTGCTGCTCGCTCTTCAAAAGCTTGTGGACGAATATATCAAAGGTAAAGAAGCGAAGCAGTCTCTTAATGGATCAGGACCGAGCCATTCTTCTCTCCAACGAG GAAATGAAATGGCTATTGAGTATGTCGGTGGAAATGAACCTCCTATGTCAGGAAGCTCCAGTG attCCGAGTCTGGTAGCTCTGAAGATCAATCTGATGACGCTAAACCCATGATCCAAGAGAGTTCTTCCAAg ATGCCTGAAACTGCAAATGCTGAGGCGCAAAGAGATGAAGATGCGCCGGAGCAGCAAAAGCCTAGTTCTGATGAATCAGATGGCCAACCTGATG GGAACGTATTAGAGACTCCAGCTCCATCTGAGAAGCAATATAGAGCTGCGCTGTTGAAGAACAAATTTGCAGATATCATTCTAAAAGCACGCGAGAAAACACTTCCACAG AATAGTAATAAGGGCGACCCTGAAAAGCTTCGCAAGGAAAGAGAAGAACTCGAACTACAGATGAAGAAAG AGAGAGCAAGGCTACAAGCTGAGGCAGAGGCTGCTGAAGATGCTCGTCGCCAAGCTGAAGCAGAGGCCGCTGCGGAAGCTGCTGCTGAGTCTAAGCGTAAGAGAGAGCTCGAAAGAGAAGCTGCTCGCCAAGCTTTACTGAAG ATGGAGCAAACTGTAGAGATCAACGAGAACTCGCGGTTCCTAGAAGACTTAGAGATGCTGAGCTCGAGTGCTCCGGAGCAATTGCCTAGTTCAGCAGCTGATGTAATCAGCCCCGAGATTCGTTTAGACGCCCTTGGAAGTTTCAACCTCGGAGGAATCAACCCTCTTGAGCAGCTCGGACTGTACATGAAACAagacgatgatgaagaagaacctgAGGCTCCTCCTCCTGACGTTCCAAAGCTAACTACCGACGTGGAAGAAGGTGAAATCGATTGA
- the LOC108823483 gene encoding cytochrome c1 1, heme protein, mitochondrial yields MVGGGVIQQILRRKLHSQSLATPFRSWFSSKTAHVDAGSSGVRAFALLGAGVTGLLSFSTVASADEAEHGLACPDYPWPHDGILSSYDHASIRRGHQVYQQVCASCHSMSLISYRDLVGVAYTEEEAKAMAAEIEVVDGPNDEGEMFTRPGKLSDRLPQPYANESAARFANGGAYPPDLSLITKARHNGQNYVFALLTGYRDPPAGISIREGLHYNPYFPGGAIAMPKMLNDEAVEYEDGVPATEAQMGKDVVSFLSWAAEPEMEERKLMGFKWIFLLSLALLQAAYYRRLKWSVLKSRKLVLDVVN; encoded by the exons ATGGTAGGAGGAGGAGTTATCCAGCAGATTCTCAGGAGGAAGCTTCACTCCCAATCCCtc GCAACTCCGTTCCGGTCGTGGTTTTCTTCGAAGACTGCTCATGTGGATGCTGGGTCTTCTGGTGTGAGAGCATTTGCGCTCTTGGGTGCTGGTGTTACTGGCCTGTTGAGTTTTTCTACAGTAGCATCTGCTGATGAGGCCGAACACGGGTTGGCTTGTCCAGATTACCCTTGGCCTCATGATGGCATTCTCAGCTCATACGACCATGCCTC GATCCGTCGTGGGCATCAGGTTTATCAGCAGGTGTGTGCATCTTGCCACTCGATGTCTCTCATCTCATACCGAGATTTGGTGGGTGTCGCCTACACAGAGGAAGAGGCAAAGGCGATGGCAGCTGAAATCGAGGTGGTTGATGGACCTAATGATGAGGGTGAGATGTTCACCCGTCCTGGTAAACTCAGCGACCGCTTGCCTCAACCTTATGCCAATGAATCAGCGGCAAGGTTTGCTAATGGTGGAGCGTATCCTCCTGATCTCAGTCTTATCACTAAG GCACGTCACAACGGTCAAAACTACGTCTTTGCTCTCCTGACGGGTTACCGTGATCCTCCAGCTGGCATTTCA attAGAGAGGGGTTACACTACAATCCTTACTTCCCAGGGGGAGCAATTGCTATGCCGAAAATGCTCAATGATGAAGCTGTCGAGTATGAAGATGGTGTCCCCGCCACAGAGGCACAG ATGGGTAAAGATGTTGTCTCATTCTTGTCCTGGGCAGCTGAACCAGAAATGGAAGAGAGGAAGTTG ATGGGTTTCAAATGGATATTCCTACTATCTCTCGCTCTCCTCCAAGCAGCGTACTACAGGCGACTGAAATGGTCGGTTCTCAAGTCTCGCAAGCTGGTTCTTGACGTGGTGAACTAA
- the LOC108828482 gene encoding probable methyltransferase At1g29790 — MGSVSLKIGDGTARFRRTSVCSSAVNLLMLFSVVTTNLFALYAFSSHSNSQTINHPLHHSNNISLVSQHLSLILREIDTSQRKLAQMEKQILGYESIDLSRPNTVPELKLFLNRHQLPLGKDSRTGITEMVSSVGHSCEKSTDLLSQYMSYKKFERCPDDWSLGQKLILRGCEPLPRRRCLAKTVAKQDLRPFPESLWRPVSNKSVNWSGLGCKSFDCLKGKKLTPDCVGCFDLGGSEKDRFVKVKWKNDFLIDDVLGLGSNKIRIGLDISGGGSSGTFAARMAEKNVTVITNTLNNGGPFSEFVAARGVFPLFLSLDHRLPFHDNVFDLVRGSSGLDVEGKAEKLEFLMFDLDRVLKPGGLFWLDNFYCASDVKKKELTRLIERFGYKKLKWVIGEKADGQVYLSAVLQKPVRV, encoded by the coding sequence ATGGGATCTGTCTCCCTCAAGATCGGCGACGGAACCGCCAGATTCCGACGAACATCAGTCTGCTCCTCCGCCGTCAACCTCCTCATGCTCTTCTCCGTCGTCACCACAAACCTCTTCGCCTTATACGCCTTCTCCTCCCACTCCAACTCCCAAACCATCAACCACCCACTCCACCACTCCAACAACATCTCCCTCGTCTCCCAGCACCTCTCCCTCATCCTCCGAGAGATCGACACCTCCCAACGCAAACTCGCTCAGATGGAGAAACAGATCCTCGGCTACGAATCCATCGATCTATCCCGTCCCAACACCGTCCCCGAGCTCAAACTCTTCCTCAACCGCCACCAGCTCCCTCTCGGCAAAGACTCCCGCACGGGGATCACCGAGATGGTCTCATCCGTTGGGCATAGCTGTGAGAAATCCACGGATCTGCTCTCTCAGTACATGTCGTACAAAAAGTTTGAGAGGTGTCCTGACGACTGGAGCCTCGGCCAGAAGCTGATCCTCCGCGGATGCGAGCCTCTGCCGAGGAGACGCTGCTTGGCGAAAACCGTCGCCAAGCAGGATCTGAGACCTTTTCCTGAGTCTCTATGGAGGCCAGTTAGTAACAAGAGTGTTAACTGGAGTGGACTTGGCTGTAAGAGCTTTGACTGTTTGAAAGGAAAGAAACTCACTCCGGATTGCGTCGGATGCTTTGATCTAGGCGGCAGCGAGAAAGATCGGTTCGTGAAGGTTAAGTGGAAGAACGACTTCTTGATCGACGATGTGTTGGGTTTAGGCAGCAACAAGATCCGGATCGGGCTCGATATCAGCGGCGGCGGGTCGTCAGGGACTTTCGCGGCGAGGATGGCTGAGAAGAACGTGACTGTGATCACTAACACGCTGAACAACGGTGGTCCGTTCAGCGAGTTCGTTGCCGCGAGAGGGGTTTTCCCGCTGTTCTTGAGTTTAGACCATAGGCTCCCTTTCCACGACAATGTGTTCGATCTTGTCCGTGGTTCTAGCGGGTTGGATGTGGAGGGGAAAGCCGAGAAGTTGGAGTTCTTGATGTTTGATCTCGATCGGGTTTTGAAGCCCGGTGGGTTGTTCTGGCTGGATAACTTCTACTGCGCTAGTGACGTGAAGAAGAAAGAGCTGACGCGTTTGATCGAGAGGTTTGGGTATAAGAAGCTGAAATGGGTTATTGGAGAGAAGGCTGATGGGCAAGTGTATCTCTCTGCTGTTCTTCAAAAGCCGGTGAGAGTTTGA
- the LOC108823846 gene encoding 30S ribosomal protein S21, chloroplastic has protein sequence MAASFSLTSFISFISPFKSHTKPTPPPNLTLPTPTVSNRRRNDLAIESTAVAMDEPHSNASLTSSSELASVICPSLAYSNTLFFSSSGYNVQVFVEDNESEERLVNRFRREVMRTGVIQECKRRRYFENKQDEKKRRTRDAAKRNKKRRPFAKFTQETREEAAAAATKGKKKDEQEDNWDWEMPGGDVPS, from the exons ATGGCGGCTTCGTTCTCACTCACGAGCTTCATCTCCTTCATCTCCCCATTCAAATCCCACACCAAACCAACCCCGCCTCCCAACCTCACTCTCCCCACTCCAACAGTCTCCAACAGACGTAGAAACGATCTCGCCATCGAATCAACGGCCGTGGCCATGGACGAGCCTCATTCCAACGCTTCGCTTACATCCTCCTCCGAGCTCGCCTCAGTGATATGCCCGTCGCTCGCTTACTCGAACACGCTCTTCTTCAGCAGCTCGGGGTACAACGTGCAGGTGTTCGTGGAGGACAACGAGTCCGAGGAGAGGCTGGTGAATCGGTTCAGAAGGGAGGTGATGAGGACGGGGGTTATACAGGAATGCAAGAGGAGGAGGTACTTTGAGAACAAGCAGGACGAGAAGAAGCGGAGGACTCGTGATGCTGCTAAGCGTAACAAGAAAAG gcgTCCTTTTGCAAAGTTTACTCAAGAGACCAGAGAAGAAGCAGCAGCGGCAGCAACCAAGGGTAAGAAGAAGGATGAACAAGAAGATAACTGGGACTGGGAGATGCCTGGTGGAGATGTACCTTCTTGA
- the LOC108825614 gene encoding transcription and mRNA export factor ENY2 produces MARSVRSLSSSALLRDSGESPPSLLILFRDLSIMKQHSVNRSPTPEEDEKEELTLREIINIKLVESGEKENLMELVRDRLVESGWKDEMRIACREHVKKKGRKDVTVDELIRVITPKGRASVPDAVKEELLNRIQNFIRSAAL; encoded by the exons ATGGCACGTAGTGTGCGATCTTTGTCGTCGTCtgc TTTGCTGAGAGATTCTGGGGAAAGTCCTCCATCATTGTTGATCCTATTTCGTGATTTATCGATTAT GAAACAACACTCGGTGAATCGGTCTCCAACGCCTGAGGAAGACGAGAAGGAGGAGCTCACGCTTCGAGAAATCATCAACATCAAG TTGGTGGAGAGTGGAGAGAAAGAGAATCTGATGGAGCTGGTGAGAGATAGATTGGTGGAGTCTGGTTGGAAAGATGAGATGAGAATCGCTTGCAG GGAGCATGTAAAGAAGAAAGGGAGAAAAGATGTTACAGTCGATGAACTGATACGAGTCATCACTCCCAAAGGCAGAG CTTCAGTACCGGATGCTGTCAAGGAAGAGCTGTTGAACAGAATCCAAAACTTCATTCGATCAGCTGCTCTTTAA